One genomic window of Coregonus clupeaformis isolate EN_2021a chromosome 12, ASM2061545v1, whole genome shotgun sequence includes the following:
- the LOC121577868 gene encoding uncharacterized protein LOC121577868 encodes MNYTEPVVEKAVNSWSRIASAGQTVLFEALQILNPMSKDLSDTEELVSFLQGLKKEGHKPTVLRSKDVYSYRSCTAEMYSMDMASRSPKPGKKRGRRKKKKKESNKYTSWSSASASESHKRSVFSRPPILTIQPAQVQQQYLKLTNITGLRRGHTARMQIHSQPPTLSGIPLLPSQNAGRTPKAVALVGQRYHASCPEWNRALIGDSAPVMYQNGRGVYNYKTDVSNHRRSWRDDQSLWMMNRQEECRLDENSLRWKVIKVDDCITVEELRRKAQRILQVNLSPVIQIRPLYETLAEYQRDDISSDFLV; translated from the coding sequence ATGAATTACACAGAACCGGTTGTGGAGAAGGCCGTCAACTCATGGTCCAGAATTGCCTCAGCGGGACAGACTGTCCTTTTCGAGGCATTACAGATCCTCAACCCCATGTCAAAGGATCTTTCAGACACAGAGGAACTGGTATCCTTTCTGCAAGGGCTTAAGAAAGAGGGCCACAAGCCCACAGTGCTACGAAGCAAAGATGTGTACAGCTACAGATCTTGTACAGCAGAGATGTACTCTATGGACATGGCCAGCAGGAGTCCAAAGCCAGGcaagaagaggggaaggaggaagaagaagaagaaggagtcTAACAAGTACACATCGTGGAGTAGTGCAAGCGCATCAGAATCTCACAAAAGATCTGTCTTTTCCAGACCTCCCATTCTGACTATTCAACCTGCTCAGGTACAGCAACAGTACCTGAAACTAACCAACATTACAGGTTTGAGGAGGGGTCACACTGCGAGAATGCAGATTCACTCTCAACCTCCAACACTTTCAGGGATACCGTTACTGCCTTCGCAGAACGCAGGTAGAACACCAAAAGCAGTTGCCTTGGTTGGTCAAAGGTACCATGCCTCCTGTCCGGAATGGAACAGAGCCCTTATCGGAGATTCTGCCCCCGTGATGTATCAGAACGGCCGAGGAGTTTACAACTACAAGACTGACGTGTCAAACCACAGACGGTCCTGGAGGGATGACCAATCTCTGTGGATGATGAACCGTCAAGAGGAGTGTCGTCTGGACGAGAACAGTTTGCGGTGGAAGGTGATCAAAGTGGACGATTGCATCACGGTGGAGGAGCTGAGGAGGAAGGCCCAGAGGATCCTGCAGGTGAACCTGTCCCCAGTGATACAGATACGACCGCTGTATGAAACTCTAGCGGAATACCAGCGTGACGATATCTCCAGTGACTTCTTGGTTTAG